Sequence from the Jatrophihabitans sp. genome:
CCGGCCGCTGCAGTCGCTCGATCAGCCACGCGGTGGTGGCGGACTTGCCGGTGCCGGTCGCGCCGAGCAGCACCACGTCCTTCTCGCCGGCCCTGATGCGCTTCTCCAGCTCGGCGATCGCGGTGGGCTGATCACCCGAGGGCGTGAAGTCGCTGATGACCTCGAACTTGCCGCTCGAGGGGATGATGTCGCTGTCTACCCGCATGCGTTCAGAGTACGAGCATGCTCTGACAACCGGCGGGGCACTTAAGTCAGAACGGCGGCTGCAACCGCACCCGGGCGGCCTCGATGTCGAAGTCCGCCGGCGGGTAGCTGAGGTCCAGCCCGAGCAGCGCGTCGCGCAGCAACTGGCTCACCGCCCAGTTGCGATACCACTTGGTGTCGCTGGGGACGATGTGCCAGGGCGCGGACTTGGTGGAAGTGGCGGCGATCGCGGCGGCGTAGGCGCTCTGGTAGTCCGACCAGTAGGCCCGCTCGTCGATGTCGGCCGGGTTGAACTTCCAGTGCTTGCTCGGATCGTCCAGCCGGGCCAGCAGCCGCTTGCGCTGCTCGCTGTAGCTGATGTGCAGGAAGCACTTGATCAGGACCGTGCCGGAGTCGGCCAGCTGCTGCTCGAAGGCGTTGATGTCAGCGATCCGCTCGGCCCAGGTGTCGGCGTCGATGCTGCCGTGCACCCGGGGAACCAACACGTCCTCGTAGTGCGAGCGGTTGAAGACCCCGATGATGCCGGCTGCCGGCAGCGCCCGGCCGATCCGCCAGAGGAAGTGGTGCGCCGCCTCCTCGGCGGTCGGCCGCTTGAACGACTTGATGCTCACCCCGGCCGGCCCGACCTGGCCCACCACATGCCGGACCACCCCGTCCTTGCCCGAGGTGTCGGTGCCCTGCAGCACCAGCAGCACCCGACGCGGGTCACCGCTGACGCCGTTGGCGTAGAGCATCTCCTGCTGGCTGGCCAGCACCTCGCCGGTGGTGGCCAGCTCGGCCAGCGCCTTGACCTTCGACCCCGGGGACATCGGCTTGCTGGCGGGGTCATAGCCGAGCAGCGTGACCGGACCCTCGGCGACCCGCAGCGCCTCACGCAGCGACATGGCCTTCGGGACTGGCGCTGGGGTCATGGGGCCACCCTACGGCCTGGGCGGGCGCGCCCGTGGAGTGCTCAGGCGGCGATCTCGACCAGCGTGACCGTCATGCTCGCCCCGCTGGCGACCCGGTAGGTCAGCTCGGCGCCGGGCTGGGCGCCCAGCAGCACCGCGCCCAGCGGGCTGGTCGGGGTGATCACCTCGACGCCGGGGCCGGCCTGCTCGACCAGGCCGATCAGGAACTGCTGGTCCTCGTCGTCGTCGGAGAACCGCAGGGTCACCAGGCTGCCGATCTCGGCCACCTGCCCGGCGGAGGCCTGGGCGATCGGCGCCTGCAGCTGCACCTGCAACGCCGCGATCCGGGTGTCGAGCTCGCCGAGGCGGATCAGCGCCTCGACGTTGCCGGCGTGGTCGGCCGCGTCGCCGGAGCCGCCGGGCGGAATGCTCTCCAGCGCGGTCTGCACCCGCTGTGCTTTGAGGTCTTCCAACCGAGCCATCAGGGCGGCATGGGCTGACGGTGAGAGGGAAGGCACGATCATCGTCATGGAGAGTCCTTGTGTCGTAATAAGCACATTAGTCGGCTGACTAGTCTGAATCTTTAGCAACTCCGTACCCGCGGAAATCGTTCCTGAATGTGACGAGCAATTTCGAAGATGCGCCCCCGAGGCCCGAAATGAGCGTGGCGAGGCCGCGGGCTTGAACGGCGCTGAGCCTGGATTGTGTTGAGATAGCAGCCATGCGCGCACTGCTATCCGCCGGTTCCCCGCCCGACGCGGCGGCCTCCGAGGCCTCCGTCGACCTGCACGCCCACTACGCCGAAGGCTGGCTGCCCGATGGGGGCGTCCGGGTCAACTTCGTGTGCAGCGCCGACGGCGCCGCCGCCGCGGCCGGGTTGTCCCGCGGGCTGCAGACCCCCGGTGACAACGCGGTGTTCGCGGTGCTGCGCGACCTTGCCGACGTGATCCTGGTCGGAGCCGCGACCGCCGCCGCCGAGGGTTACCGCCCGGCGAGCCCGTCCGCGCGGCGGCGCGCCATCCGGGCCGGGCTGGGGCTTGAAGAGGTGCCGGCCATCGCGGTGATGTCGGCCAGCCTGCAGCTGGACCTGTCCGTGCCGCTGTTCTCGGCGGCCACGCAGGCCCCGACCCTGGTGGTCACCGGATCGGCGGCGCCGATGGGCGCGCGCACCGACATCATCGACCTCGCCGGCACCGAGCAGACCAGGCTGCAGCTGGTGCAGGCGCCCTCCGACGCCGACGGCGGGGTGGACTTCGCCGGCGCGGTGGCCGGGCTGCGCGAGCTGGGCTACCAGCGGATCCTCTGCGAGGGCGGCCCCCGGCTGTTCGCGGCCGGGGTGGCCGGCGGCGCCGTCGACGAGCTGTGCCTGACCGTGTCACCGATGCTCACCGGGCCGGACGGCCCGCGGATCGTCACCGGCCAGCCGTGGCCTGCCGAACTGACTCCCCGGCTGCGGTTGACCGGCCTGCTCACCGAGGACAGCGCGCTGTTCTGCCGCTACCTCCTCGAGCGCCCGGCGGCAGAAGGCGCCACCTGAGGCCTGGCCGGGCGGGCGAGGCGTCACAATGAGCCGATGAGACTGCCCGTGCTGCCGCCCGTGTCCCCGATGCTCGCCAAGTCGGTGACCACCATCCCGCCCGGCGCGTCCTACGAGCCCAAGTGGGACGGCTTTCGATCGATCGTCTTCCGCGACGGCGACGAGGTCGAGTTCGGCAGCCGCAACGAGCGGCCGATGACCCGGTACTTCCCCGAACTGGTCGAGGCGGTCAAGGCGCAACTGCCCGAGCGGTGCGTGATCGACGGCGAGATCGTGGTGGCCACCAAGGCCCGTCTGGAATTCGAGACCCTGCAACTGCGCCTGCATCCCGCCGCGTCGCGGGTGACGCTGCTGAGTGAGCAGACCCCCGCCTCGTTCATCGCCTTCGACCTGCTCGCCCTCGGCGATGAGGACTACACCGGCCGGCCGTTCACCGAGCGCCGGGCCGCGCTGGAAACGGCCCTGGCCGGGGTCACGGCCCCGCTCCACCTCACCCCGGTGACCACCGATCTGGCAGTGGCCCAGCGCTGGTTCACCGAGTTCGAGGGCGCCGGCCTGGACGGGGTGATCGCCAAGCCGCTGGACGGGGTCTACGAGCCCGACAAGCGCGTGATGTTCAAGATCAAGCACGAGCGCACCGCCGACTGCGTGGTAGCCGGCTACCGGGTACACAAGAGCGGCCCGGACGTGGTCGGCTCCCTGCTGCTGGGCCTCTACACCGACGGGGGCGTGCTGAACTCGATCGGGGTGATCGGCTCCTTCCCGATGACCCGGCGGCGCGAGCTGTTCGAAGAACTGCAACCCCTGGTGACCACCTTCGAGGAGCATCCGTGGAACTGGGCAGCTCACGAGGCAGGCGAGCGAACGCCCCGCAAGAGCGAGCAATCGCGCTGGAGCGTCGGCAAGGACCTGTCCTTCGTGCCGCTGCGCCCGGAGCGGGTGGTCGAGGTGCGCTACAGCCAGATGGAGGGTGATCGGATCCGGCACACCGCCCAGTTCATCCGCTGGCGCCCCGACCGGACGCCCGAGTCCTGCACCTACTCCCAGCTCGAGCGGCCGTTGAAGTTCCAGCTGAGCGACATCGTCCCCGGCCTGGGCGAGCCGGCCGACGGCTGAGCACACAGTCGGTCAAGTGAGGCTATTGACCGTTTTAGGCCGAAGATATACATTGTTGTCAGGTACTCCGGAGTGCTGGCGTTCAACGAATTTCCGAGCCGCGGCTCGCGGCTCAGGACGACAACCCTGGAGGTTCTCATGTGGAAACGTGCCGCATTGGTAAGCACAACGGCAAGCGCGGTGGTGGTGGCCGGGCTCGCACTCGCTGCTCCGGCGAGCGCCACAAGCCAGATCACCGTCTACAGCAACGGAACCGCTGCTGGCGTCGGACACTTCAACAGCAGTGGTGAGATCTTCTCGGCATGCGACGTCAAAACCGATGGATACGGCGTGCAGGTCAACTGGTACGTCGTGGCGAACCCGTCCAACAGCGGTTCAGTTCGCGACGGTGACGGAAACAACGGCAACTGCGCGACCCAGAACTCCAGCATCGCGGAGGGCAGGGCCGTGAACTACCAGGTCTGCCTCACCGACAACGGTTCGTTCGTCGCCTGCACCGGCTGGGCCCGGGACTACGCCTGACGACTCGCCGCCGGACAGGCGGCGATAACGCGCCACCCGAGCAGTGCTGGGGCCGGCAGTCCGTGGGCTGCCGGCCCCTAGTGTGGCCGCCCGGCTCACACGGTGGCTGGCGTGGTGCTCAGCCAGGCGTGCTGAGTGACAACCCTTGGGTAACCTCAACAGGTGCCCGCCACTCGCCTTATGACCCGCCTGTCCGTGCTCGTCGCGGGTGCGGCGCTGCTGGTGACCGCGGCGTGCACCTCGACCGACCAGGCCGACCCGCCGGCCAGCACCGCGAACTCGGCGACGTCAGCCGGCGCGGGGAGTTCGGCCAGCGACTCGGCCTCGGCCAGCTCGTCCTCGAGCCAGCCAGCGGCGAGCATCGACTTCTCCGACTGCAGCCAGCAGTTCCAGGCCGCGATCAGCTCGGCCAGGGCCAAGAGCATGACGTTCTCCTGCGGCAAGCTGGCGGTGCCGTTGGACTACAGCGCGCCCGACGGCGAGACCGCCGAGATCTTCGTGGTCCGGGTGCGCAGCGACAACCAGGGCCAGCGCCTGGGCTCGTTGCTGGTCAACCCCGGCGGCCCGGGCGGCTCGGGGGTGAACCTGGCGGCCGGGCTGGTGACCGCGCTGAGCGAGGACCTGCTCGATCGTTTCGACGTGGTGGGCTTCGACCCCCGGGGCGTCGGCCTGTCTGACCCGGTGCAGTGCATCAGCGACAAGCAGAAGGACCAGCTGACCGCTGCCAACCCCGACGTCCGGACCGCGGCCGGCCGGGCCCAGTCCCGGGCCCTCTCGGCCGCGGTCGTCAAGTCCTGCGTCAGCAAGTACGGCTCGGACCTGGGCCACTTCAACACCGAAGAGACCGCCCGCGACATGGACCTGATTCGCGAGGCGGTCGGTGACGCCAAGCTCAACTACCTGGGTTACTCCTACGGCACCCGGCTCGGGGCGGCCTACGCCCACCAGTTCCCGACCCGGATCCGGACGGCGGTGCTCGACGGCGCGGTCGACCCGGTGGCTGACGAGCTGACCGTCAGCGAGCGCCAGACCAAGGCCTTCGAGGACGCCTTCGACCAGTTCGCCGCCGACTGCCTCAAGCGCCCGGACTGCGCGACGCTGGGCAATCCACGCTCGGCCGTCAGGGCGCTGATCGCCGGGGCCGACCGGGAGCCGATCCCGGGCAGCGGCGAGACCGCGAGCCGGCGCGCCACCGGCGGGATCGTCACGATCGGGGTCGCCTCGGCGCTGTATGACCAGTCCCAGTGGAACGACCTGGGGCAGGCGCTGATCGCGGCCCAGGACGGCGACGCCGCCGAGATCATCGACCTGGCCGACCAGTACCTGGAGCGGGACCCGGAGACCGGGCACTACTCCAACATCCTGGACGCCAACCTGGCCATCAACTGCAACGACTCGACCCTGCAGGTCACCGACGAGCTGGTCGCCACAGTGGCCTCCAAGTGGATCTCGAAGTACCCGATCTTCGGGCCGAACGCCGCCGCCTCGCTGTACTCGTGCTACTCCTGGCCGCGCTCGGAGCACCCGTTGCCACCGGCGTCGGCGCCCGGCGCGCCGCCGATCCTGGTGATCGGCACCCGGAACGACCCGGCCACCCCGTACGCCGCGACCGGCGTGCTGGCCAAAGCGCTGGGCTCCGGGGTGGTGCTGACCTGGGAGGGCGAGGGCCACACCGCCTATCCCAAGACCGCCTGCATCACCACCAAGGTCGACAGTTACCTGATCACCGCCACGCCCCCCGCGTCCGGTGAGAGCTGCCCCCGCGGCTGAGGCGGGGCACGGTCTGAATGGCGGTGCTCTTCGCGCTGCTTGCTGCCGCCGCGTACGGGGTGAGCGACTTCGTCGGCGGCCTGGCGTCCCGCCGGATCCCGGCGATCACCGTGCTCTTGGCCAGCTACCCGATCGGCACGGTGCTGATAGCGGCGGCGCTGCCGGTGTACGGCGGCCCGATCTCGGCAGGCACGCTGGCCTGGAGCCTGTCCGGCGGCACGGCCGGCCTGGTCGGGGTGGCGCTGCTCTACTACGCGCTCGGCCAGGCGCCGATGAACGTGATCTCGCCGGTGACCGCGGTGATGACGGCGGTGGTCCCGATAGTGGCCGGGGTGCTGCAAGGCGAGCGGCCGCGCCTGCTGGCCTGGATCGGCATCGTGCTCGGCCTGGTGGCGGTGACGCTGATCACCCGCCAGCCGGCCGACCACCCGCACGGGCCGGTCGGCTGGCGGCCGCTGACGATGGCGGTGCTGTCCGGGGTCGGCTTCGGCGCCTACTTCATCTGCCTGGCCCGCACCGACGAGGACTCCGGCCTGTGGCCGGTGGTGCTGTCCCGGATGATGGCGGTGCTGCTGGTGGTGCCGCTGGCCGCCGCGCTCGCGGGCTTCGTCCGGATCCCGCGGCCGGTGCTCGCCCTGGCGGCAGTGGCCGGGATCCTGGATGCCGTCGCCAACCTGGCCTTCCTGCTGGCCAGCCGGCACGGCCTGCTGTCGCTGTCGAGCGTGATCACCGCGCTCTACCCGGCCGGCACGGTGCTGCTGGCGGTGCTGATCCTCAAGGAGCGCACCGGCGCCGTTCAGCGGGTCGGGCTGGGCGTCGCCGCGGCCGCGGTCGTGCTGCTGACCCGCTAGCACCGGTACTCAAGCCTGTTAGAGGCCTCGCGGGCAGTGACAGAACTTGCCGCACTGGCTGATACCATGCCTGGTATCGTTTTGGTTGTGGCTATGACTTTGCGCCTCAGCGAGGAAGAGACGATTGCGCTACGCGAATACGCGCAGGCTCACGGGGTCTCCATGCAGGAAGCAGCCCGGGAGGCCGTTCGCCAGCTCACGCACAGCGAGCGCCGGGACACCTTCAGCCGGATGATCCGCGAGCGTGATCGAGAACTTCTGGACCGCCTCGCGCAGTGATCGTCCATCTCACGTTCGACGACATCCTGGCGTTGGCCTCCGATGCCGTCGCCCCGGCGGACGTGATCGTCCGAGATTTCGGGCTGTTGCAGTCGGCGGTCGCCCGCACGCAAGCAAGCGCGTTCGGGCGCGACGCTTACCCCATCGTGGCGCTCAAGGCCGCCGCGCTGATGGAGTCCCTTGCCCGCAATCATGCGTTGGTAGATGGCAACAAGCGGCTGGCCTGGCTCGCGACCATGGTGTTCTGCCTGTTCAACGACATGATCGTGACAGCGCCGAGCGTGGCTGAGGGCGAGCAGTTCGTGCTTGCGGTGTGCCAAGGTCAGCTCGCGCTGGACGACATCGCCCATACCCTGCTCCGCTGGAGCTGATCGCGATGGTCAGCCATGCGGTGGGCTGATGATCAGGCTGAGGACGGCGCTGCCCGCGGATGGCGCAGGCTCTCGACATCCCAGCCGGCCCGGCGGGCTCCCGCCAGGTAGGCGCTCTCCAAAAACTCCAGGACGGTGGCCCGGGGGTCGGCGCTGGCCCGGACGTCGTCGTAGCGCAACAGGGCCAGATGCGAGCTGCCCCTCGGGACCCAGGCGGCCTCGGCCGGGCTCAGCGGCTCCTCGGTCAGCCCGGCCGGCTCCGGGGCGGTGTAGCTGTAGAACGCCGGCTCGCCGAACTCGTCGTCACCGAACCAGAAACCCGCGCTGATCACCTCGTGCGAGTACGCCTCCCGGGTGACCGGGTCGACGCCGTCCGGCAGGTCGGCCGGGCGGTCGGAGAACCGGGTCACCGCGATGTCCATGGTGTGCCAGAAGTGGTGCACCGGGCTGGTCTTGGCGTAGCTGCGGCCGGCGAACTCCTCCAGCACCAGCGACACCTGCCCGAGGATCTGCCAGTACCGGTTGGCGTGTTCGGGCACGTAGCTAGCGTCCTGGTCGTCCTCGGCGAACGGCGTGCTGTCGGCCAGGTCGAAGGGCACCGGCTGGGCGATGCGCACCTGGTAGCCGACCGAGGCCAGCGCGTCGAGCAGCTGCCGGTAGAACCCGGCCACCGACAGGTCTGTCAGCGAGAACGACACCCGCTGCCCGGTGCTGCACTCGACGCGCAGCAGGTGCTCCACGAAGTCGAAGTCGATCGAGAAGAAGGTGTCACTACCCATCGGCCGGGACGTGAGGCCGCGGGCGGTCAGGTGGAACGGGACGTTCCACCAGTGATTGCGCAGCGGGCTCTGATCCAGGCGGACCTTGCCGGCGATCTGCAGGAAGCGGTGCAGCGTCTGCTTGGTGTCCTGCCACTCAGCCAGCGGCATCGGCGGGAACAACATGACCACTCACCTCCTGCCAAGACTCGCTAGCACTGTGTCCAAACGCTACTCGTGACCGGTACTCGACTTGGCAGGAAGCCTGGGCTGGGCGTAAACCCTCATCTTCCTGCTGGCCAACCGGCACCGCCTGGTGCTGGTGCACACCAGTGCCCTCGAACGAGCCGACTGGGCATCACCGTCGGGCGATCGTGCTGCTTGTGATCCCAAGCCCGCACGACTGACCGCCATGCACAGCCTCCAGGATCATCAGCCGTCCAAGCTGAATCCCCGATACGGTTCGCATACACACTGGACTGGTAAGACGGGAGAGGTAGTGCCCGCAAGCTTTCAAGCCTTCTTCGCGACCCTCCTCGCATTGCTGCCAGGAGCGGTTTATGTGTTCACTTACGAACGCCAAGTTGGGTCCTTCGGCGTCAACTTCACTGACCGCGTGATCCGGTTTTTGTCAGCCAGCGCTGTATTTCACGCAGTCTTTGCCTTCGCGAGTACCGGGCCTACGTAGAACTCTTCCGAAGCGGCAAACTCGGCAGGGGTGAAGTAAGCGGCTGGCAGGTCGAGGCGCTAGCCATGACCTATCTACTGGTGCCAGCGGTGGCAGGCTTCCTCCTCGGACAAGCAGCGCGGAGTCGACCGAGGTGGTTAGCGTGGGCAATCGGTGACGCGCAGGCTCCCCGAGCTTGGGACGACCTTTTCGCGCGTGGCCCCGAGGGCTTCATACGTGCGCGGCTCAAGTCGGGCCAATGGATCGCCGGCTACTTCGGCACAGCACCGGACGGGCGCAAGTCTTATGCGGCCGGGTTTCCTCACGACCAAGATCTACTGATAACTCGTAGGGTCGACATCGATCCTGAATCAGGCGACTATGTGACAGCGGCCGACGGCAGTGCACAATCCCTCGACGGGTGGCTCCTCGTACGCTGGGAAGAACTGGAAATACTCGAATTTACGGAGGTGAGCGCAGATGGCACCTGAGCGGAGTCGAGACAGCGAAATCGAACGCCGTGGTGGGTATTCCGATGGTTGATCGCAGAATCCCAGGTAGCGGATACGCAAGCCGCGGTAAAGCTCGGGGGGCGCTACCACCCCCGCCGCGCACCCCAGCACCCGGCGAGTCGAATAAGACATCTGAGTCATCCCGTTCGGAATCCACCGGTACGTCCCACGACCAGAAACCCGCCCAAGTAGCAAGATCGGCTCGCACTGGGAGGGTCGTACCTAAGGCGGCTGCTTCGAGAAGGACTAGCTCTACTTCTTCTCTGAGGCAAGCCGGAGCTAGTCGAGTGACCCGTAAGAAGTAGATGACATACACCGCACGCTCACCAACACCCAGCGCTGATCATCTCTTTTAAGTACGGTCTGCCGCTGACTCGGGGTACCCATGTCTCGCCTCAGTCGCGCGTCCACCGGGTGGCCTCGTCGAGCAGGTCGATCACCGCGTCCTCGCTGACCGCGGAGAAGTCGCGGTAATGGACCCCGACAGCTCGGAACGGATGGGGGGTGCAGGCGCTGATGACGGCGTCGGCCTCGGGGAATTCCCCGAGCGCCGCGAGGGGGGCCACCGGCACTGCGATGACGACTCTGGCGGCGCCCAGTTGGCGGGCCACCAGGCAGGCGACCCGAGCGGTGGCTCCGGTGGCTATCCCGTCATCGACGAGCACGGCCGTCCGGCCGGTCAGCTCGACGCGCGTGCGTCCCTGCCTCAGCCGGGTGACTTGAGCCTCAAGGGTCGCCCGTTCGCGTCGCTCCACCTCCGCAAGCCCGGCAGCCGAGACGCCGGAGCCGGACAGCACCTCGGCATTGATCACGCGCGCGCCGTCCTCGCCCACCGCGCCCATCGCCAGCTCCGGCTGGTACGGCACGCCGAGTTTGCGCACGACTATGACGTCCAGCGGAGCGGCGAAGGCCTTCGCGACCTCGAAGGCCACCGGCACGCCGCCCCTGGGCAGTCCGAGGACGACCGGGTCTCCCCCAGGCAGGTTCTCCGACGACTCCAGCGCACGCGCCAGCCGCCGGCCGGCCTCGACTCGATCAGCGAAGAGGTTTCCAGCCCCCCACATGCAGGCTCAGCTCTTCTTGGCCCGACTGGGCTGCACTCGCATCGGCTCGCCCTCCATCTTCGGAAAGTTCGGCGGGTAGGGGGCGTCGCCCTGGTCGAACTCGTGCTCGTCGCGCTCTGACCAGTCCAGCAGCACGGAGATGTCGAACGGGTTGTCGTCGATGCCCGCGTGCAGGTCGCCCAGCTCGGCGAAGCGGGCCGGCATGGTGGCCATCGTGTAGTCCTCCATCCGGACCCCGGCCAGCTCCTGCCAGCTGATCGGCGCCGACACCAGGCCGGTGCTGGCCCGGATCGAGTACGCCGAGGCGATGGTGCGGTCCCGGGCGTTCTGGTTGTAGTCGATGAAGATGCTCTCGCCGCGCTCCTCCTTCCACCACTTGGTGGTCACCAGCTCCGGGGCGCGCCGCTCGACCTCGCGGGCGAAGGCCAGCGCCGCCCGGCGCACCTGGGTGAAGCCGTGCTCGGGATGGATCCGCAGGTAGATGTGCAGCCCCTTGGACCCCGAAGTCTTGGGCCAGCCCACGGCGCCGAGTTCGTCCAGCAGCTCGCGCACCAGGCCGGCCACCTCGACCGCGTCGGCGAAGTCGGTTCCCGGTTGCGGGTCCAGGTCGATGCGCAGCTCGTCCGGACGCTCGGTGTCGGCCCGGCGCGAGTGCCACGGGTGAAACTCGACGCTGGACATCTGCACCGCCCAGATCACGCTGGCCAGCTCGGTGACGCACAGCTCGTCGGCGGCGCGCCCGGACGGAAAGCGCACCTGCACCGTCTCGACCCAGTCCGGGGCTCCTTTGGGAATCCGCTTCTGATAGATCCGCTCGCCGCCGGTGCCCTCGGGAAACCGGTGCAGCATGCACGGCCGCTCGCGCAGCGCGCGGACGATGCCGTCGCCGACCGCGAGGTAGTACTCGGCCAGGTTCAGCTTGGTGGCGCCGGTCGCCGGGAAGTACACCCGGTCCGGGTTGGTGATCTTGACCACCCGGTCTCCGACCTCGAGCTCGATGAACGGCGATGCCATATCCGACACGGTAGGCGATATTCCATGGTGGATGTCGGACCCGGCCGCTACTTTCCACCCCGTGACCAAACCCCACGTCGCAACAGGAACGACACCACCCACCTTCGCCGGGTTCGACCCGCTGGCCGAGATCGCCGAGCACAGCGCCGGGCTGGCCCGGGCCGCCGAGGCCAACCTGGACGCGCCGGTCGAGCACTGTCCGGGCTGGACGGTGGCCGACCTGGTCTGGCACCTGAGTGATGTGCACTGGTTCTGGGCCAAGATCGTGGCCGAGCTGCCGTCCGAGCGGCCGGAGGACCTGCAGCGGCCGGAGCGGGCGGCGCCCGACCAGTTGGTCAGCCGGTTCTCGGCCGGCGCCGCCCACCTGGTGCGGGTGCTGGGCCAGGCTGACCCGGCCGCCGCGTGCTGGACCTGGGCGCCCACCCAGCAGAACGCCGGCTTCGTCCTGCGGCACCAGGTGCAGGAGGCCGCGGTGCACCGCTGGGACGCCGAGCACGCGGCCGGTCGCGAGATCGCGCTGGGAACGGCGATGTCGGCCGACGCCATCGACGAGTTCCTGACCTTCTCGATGTACACGGTGGACGACCCGCCCGAGACTGAGACTGTCCTGCCGCGCCTGGACGGCCCGTTGGTGCTGGCGGCCAGTGACGCCGGCCTGGAGTGGACCATCGCCGACGACAGCGTGCCCGGCACGGTGAAGTTCAGCACCGGGCCGGCCGACCCCGGGCTGCCCCGGATCACCGGCACCGCCTCGGATCTGCTGCTGTGGCTCTACGGCCGGGTGCCGCTGCCGATCACGCCCGGCAGCTCGGGTGACCAGCCGGCCGCCGAGCAGCTGGTGACCCGGTTTCGGAAGCTGGCCTTCACCGACTGACCCGCGCCTGACATCAAATGCCAAAACAAGGCATGCTGTGCAGGTGGATGAAGAACTGCGCCGGCCACCGGTCACCGGGCGGCACATCGTGTACCTGGATCCCAAGCTGGATCGGGCGGTAAGCCCCTATTCGCCGGAGGGCGAGATCCAGATGATGGGTGAGTTCGCCTCCGGCCTGAGCCGTCGCGGCGCCGTCTCGCGCCCGATGGCGATCATGCTGGTGATCCTGATCCTGGCTCCGATCGTGCTCAGCGTGCTGGCCATCCTGACCAGCTTGTGAGTCCGCCGTTGTAGACACCATGCGGCACTTCGCTGCGTACTGTTGAAAGCATGACTACCGACCAGAGCGCCCCGCGGGTCACCAAGACCGACGAGCAGTGGCGGGCCGAGTTGTCCCCCGCCGAGTACGCGGTCCTGCGCAAGGCCGGCACCGAGCGGCCCTACACCGGCGAGTACACCGACAACCACCAGACCGGCGTCTACTCCTGCCGGGCCTGCGGCGCGGAGCTGTTCCGGTCGGATCAGAAGTTCGACTCCCACTGCGGCTGGCCGAGCTTCTTCTCGCCGCTGGCCGGCTCAGCGATCGTGGAACGGGTCGACAACAGCCTCGGCATGCGCCGGGTCGAGGTGCTGTGCGCCAACTGCCACAGCCACCTCGGGCACGTCTTCGAGGGCGAGGGCTACGCCACCCCGACCGACCTGCGGTACTGCATCAACTCGATCAGCCTGCGGTTCACCGACGCCAGCTGACGGCTTCCGGCTAGGGCAGGGACTCCACCAGCTCGGCCATGCTGCGCCGGGTGCCGGTGTAGAACGGCACCTCCTCGCGCACGTGCCGGCGGGTCTCGGAGCCGCGCAGGTGCCGCATCAGGTCCACGATCCGGTGCAGCTCGTCGGCCTCGAACGCCAGGATCCACTCGAAGTCGTTGAGCGCGAAGGAGGCGACCGTGTTGGCCCGGACGTCGGGGTAGTCGCGAGCCATCTTGCCGTGCTCGGCCAGCAGCGCGCGCCGCTCCTTGTCCTCCAGCAGGTACCACTCGT
This genomic interval carries:
- a CDS encoding DUF6338 family protein gives rise to the protein MSRSLCLREYRAYVELFRSGKLGRGEVSGWQVEALAMTYLLVPAVAGFLLGQAARSRPRWLAWAIGDAQAPRAWDDLFARGPEGFIRARLKSGQWIAGYFGTAPDGRKSYAAGFPHDQDLLITRRVDIDPESGDYVTAADGSAQSLDGWLLVRWEELEILEFTEVSADGT
- a CDS encoding phosphoribosyltransferase family protein, coding for MWGAGNLFADRVEAGRRLARALESSENLPGGDPVVLGLPRGGVPVAFEVAKAFAAPLDVIVVRKLGVPYQPELAMGAVGEDGARVINAEVLSGSGVSAAGLAEVERRERATLEAQVTRLRQGRTRVELTGRTAVLVDDGIATGATARVACLVARQLGAARVVIAVPVAPLAALGEFPEADAVISACTPHPFRAVGVHYRDFSAVSEDAVIDLLDEATRWTRD
- the ligD gene encoding non-homologous end-joining DNA ligase, encoding MASPFIELEVGDRVVKITNPDRVYFPATGATKLNLAEYYLAVGDGIVRALRERPCMLHRFPEGTGGERIYQKRIPKGAPDWVETVQVRFPSGRAADELCVTELASVIWAVQMSSVEFHPWHSRRADTERPDELRIDLDPQPGTDFADAVEVAGLVRELLDELGAVGWPKTSGSKGLHIYLRIHPEHGFTQVRRAALAFAREVERRAPELVTTKWWKEERGESIFIDYNQNARDRTIASAYSIRASTGLVSAPISWQELAGVRMEDYTMATMPARFAELGDLHAGIDDNPFDISVLLDWSERDEHEFDQGDAPYPPNFPKMEGEPMRVQPSRAKKS
- a CDS encoding maleylpyruvate isomerase family mycothiol-dependent enzyme, giving the protein MTKPHVATGTTPPTFAGFDPLAEIAEHSAGLARAAEANLDAPVEHCPGWTVADLVWHLSDVHWFWAKIVAELPSERPEDLQRPERAAPDQLVSRFSAGAAHLVRVLGQADPAAACWTWAPTQQNAGFVLRHQVQEAAVHRWDAEHAAGREIALGTAMSADAIDEFLTFSMYTVDDPPETETVLPRLDGPLVLAASDAGLEWTIADDSVPGTVKFSTGPADPGLPRITGTASDLLLWLYGRVPLPITPGSSGDQPAAEQLVTRFRKLAFTD
- the msrB gene encoding peptide-methionine (R)-S-oxide reductase MsrB, producing MTTDQSAPRVTKTDEQWRAELSPAEYAVLRKAGTERPYTGEYTDNHQTGVYSCRACGAELFRSDQKFDSHCGWPSFFSPLAGSAIVERVDNSLGMRRVEVLCANCHSHLGHVFEGEGYATPTDLRYCINSISLRFTDAS